CAAGCGCGTATTCGTCACAGGCGCCGACGGATTCATCGGCTCGCATTTGGCCGAGGCGTTGGTGCGGGGCGGTGCCAAGGTGACGGCGCTGGCGCTCTATAATTCTTTCGGCAGCTATGGCTGGCTCGACGAGATCGCCGACGAAACGCGGGCAGAGATGCACATCGAGCTTGGCGACGTGCGTGACGGCGTGCAGATGCGCACCCTCGCTGAAGGCAGCGAGATCGTCTTTCACCTCGCCGCCCTGATCGGCATTCCCTATTCCTATGTGGCCGCGCAATCCTGCGTCGATGTCAATATCCACGGCACGCTCAATCTGCTGGAATCGGCCCGCGCCGGGACGGTGGGGCGCTTCGTCCACACCTCGACCAGCGAGGTCTATGGTTCCGCCCTCACCAAGCCGATCGGTGAAGACCACGCGCTGCATGGCCAATCGCCCTACGCCGCGAGCAAAATCGGCGCCGACCAAATGGTCGAGGCGTTTGCCCGGTCGCACGACACGCCCGCCGTCACGCTCAGGCCGTTCAACACATTCGGGCCGCGCCAGAGCGAGCGCGCCGTGATCCCGACCGCGATCCGCCAAATGCTCGATCCGGCCTGCGCTGAAATCCGCCTGGGCGATCTCAGCACGACGCGGGACTTCACCTTCGTCGGCGACACCGTGCGGGCTTTCCTCGCCCTTGGCGCGGCGGCGGATGCCGAATTCGGCACGGTCTACAACGCCGGAACCGGTGTCGAAACCGGGATCGGCGATGTGGTGGCGCAGCTCAACGACATGACCGGCACCAACAAACCGGTGGTCAGCGACAGTGCGCGTCTTCGCCCCGAGCAGTCGGAGGTGCGCGCCCTGGTCGCCGATGCGGCGCGTCTGACGGCGCTCTCGGGCTGGCGCCCAGCGACCGCGCTCAGCGATGGCCTCGGCCTGTGCGTCGATTGGTGGCGCGAGCGAATCGCCGGCGGCCGCCAGCGCCGGGACAGCGGTTACGCGCGCTAACCTAATTATTGGTGCGGCGTCGCATGGCGATGCTTGTATGTCCTCACAGAGATAAGCGCCCGCGCCATCGCTCAAGGAGTACAGACTGCGGCTATATTCACTGCGCGCCGAGAGCGCAGCATTACACAGCTTGTCACCCATCCGGCCATCAAAATAATAAAGCCCCATCACCTCGTCGGAAGAGCCCGGCAACAGCTGCTTGCTGGCACTCCGCGTGGTCGGCGCGAGGCGGGTGTGGCGACCGCCGGCCAACATGATGCCCTCTTGAATCATCTGAATCATCCGCGCTCGACGACTTTCGTCCGTTCCATCAGGCCGAGGCGCTCACCGCGATAGCTGTCGTCGCGCACGCGCCTGCACCAGCCTTCGTTGTCGAGATACCAGCGCAGGTTTTTTCCAGGCCGCTTTCGAAACTCTCCGCGGGGCGCCAGTCCAGCTCAGCGGCGATACTGTCGATCTCGATGGCGTAGCGCCTGTCATGGCCGGGCCGATCTTCGACGGAGGCGATGAGATCGCGGTAGGAAGCCGTGCCATGGGCCGGCACAAAGCGATCGAGGAGATCGCACACCGCCTCGACGACAGCAATATTGGTGCGCTCGGCGCCGCCACCGATGCGGTAAACACTTCCCGGCGTGCCAGCGCTCAAAACCAGGCGAAGCGCACGCGCGTGATTTTCGACATAGAGCCAATCACGCACTTGCCGGCCGTCGCCATAAATGGCTAAAGGCTTGCCTTCAAGGGCGTTCAGAATACATAGCGGAATCAGCTTCTCGGGTAACTGGCAGGGCCCGTAATTGTTGCTGCAAGTGGCGGTCAGCACGGGCAGGTCAAACGTGCGCTGCCAGGCCCGCGCCAGATGATCCGCCGCCGCCTTGCTGGCGGCATAGGGTGAGTTGGGGCGATAGGGTTGATCGGCGCTAAAGGGCGGCGCATCTGGCGTGAGCGCGCCGTAAACTTCGTCGGTCGAAATCTGGAGAAAGCGGAAACCACCATCGCCAAGCGCGCGGTCGGCATCGGCCACGTGGCGCGCGCAATAATTACGCGCCGCCTCAAGAAGTGTATAGGTGCCGATGATATTTGTTTCGATAAACGGCGCCGGACCATCGATCGAGCGGTCAACATGGGATTCCGCCGCGAGATGGACAATTGCGCCGGGCCGATAGGTCTCGAACAGACGCGCCATCGCCGCGGCGTCGCACACATCGGCCTGTTCGAAGCGGTAGTTGGCGGCGGCGGCATCGCCGAGCGATTCGAGATTGCCGGCATAGGTTAACTTGTCGATGTTGACCACCAGATGTTCTGTCTCACGCACCAATTGGCGCAGCACGGCCGAGCCAATAAAACCAGCGCCGCCGGTGACGAGAACGGTGGATTGCCGGGCGCTCACTCGACTGTCTCCGGCGAGGACGCCGCAGACGCACGCTCCACGCTGAGCATCTTCGGCACCAGCAGGCGGTTCGGCGGCAGGCTTTCGAGAAGCGAGTCATACGCCATCTGCTGCCCGTTAAGGGCGGTGAGAATGACGGCGTCGGGACGATCGAGCGCGCCGAGCGAGGCGACTAGGGGCAATCCCAAACAGTTGCCGGCTGGTTGGCCGCGGGCGATCACGCCCAGTAAGACGACATCATGTTCGCGCGCCGTAAGAATGGCGATCTCGGCCAACTCACCCGTGCCCGCCAGCGCCAAATGGCGCCAGCCCGCCGCCGTGCATTGCTCGTATATGTCGCCATACTGCACGCGAGCGCGGCGAAAAAAGGTCAGCGAACTAGAAAGAAACTCGGCGGTCAGTCGGGTTTTTTCGGTAAATCCCTGAGGCGTTAGGTAATAGGCGTAGCGATTCGGCGGAATCTCGCTGATCTTGATCAGACCCTTGCGCACGCAGCGCTTTACATAGCTGTTGGTCATGCCAAGCGCGATGCCCAGTTCCTTGGCCAAAGTGCGCTGATTTACATGTTCCGATTCGCCAACGCGGACCAGAATGTCGCGGACAATGGCGTCCTCGCGCGCCTTGCGGCTCATGCGAAGGACCCACCCGACAATGCGTGCAGCGCCCCGGGGCGACTCTGCTGATTGATGATTAACATATTGATATAATGTAGAATTTCTAGACGCTACCGCCATTCCGGGTGCAACGCTGCGACCCGGTTGGCTGTGCTTCGAGACTCCATAAACCGTGTGCCAAACAGCACCGCCGGAATCTTTATGTCCGTCATGTTCAAAGTGTGAACAAGTAGGATTGGCCTATCGTTCACGAATTGAACGC
The sequence above is a segment of the Pseudomonadota bacterium genome. Coding sequences within it:
- a CDS encoding SDR family NAD(P)-dependent oxidoreductase, coding for MSAAMAEFENKFSGKRVFVTGADGFIGSHLAEALVRGGAKVTALALYNSFGSYGWLDEIADETRAEMHIELGDVRDGVQMRTLAEGSEIVFHLAALIGIPYSYVAAQSCVDVNIHGTLNLLESARAGTVGRFVHTSTSEVYGSALTKPIGEDHALHGQSPYAASKIGADQMVEAFARSHDTPAVTLRPFNTFGPRQSERAVIPTAIRQMLDPACAEIRLGDLSTTRDFTFVGDTVRAFLALGAAADAEFGTVYNAGTGVETGIGDVVAQLNDMTGTNKPVVSDSARLRPEQSEVRALVADAARLTALSGWRPATALSDGLGLCVDWWRERIAGGRQRRDSGYAR
- a CDS encoding winged helix-turn-helix transcriptional regulator, which produces MSRKAREDAIVRDILVRVGESEHVNQRTLAKELGIALGMTNSYVKRCVRKGLIKISEIPPNRYAYYLTPQGFTEKTRLTAEFLSSSLTFFRRARVQYGDIYEQCTAAGWRHLALAGTGELAEIAILTAREHDVVLLGVIARGQPAGNCLGLPLVASLGALDRPDAVILTALNGQQMAYDSLLESLPPNRLLVPKMLSVERASAASSPETVE